The genomic segment AAGCTATGCCCTTTGTTGAGCAAGCAAAACCTTGCCCCCGTGGACACAATCTTTATGTTGAGGGCGATAACGGCGGCCCTTTTTTAATGCATGCACTGACCGAACAGGTTGAACAACGATCTGATGCTATTCGCATTGAATATGAGGCACGGGTATTAACCCTGATCGCTGACGACGATGACCAAGTGTATGGCTGTGTCGTTCGTATGAATATGCAGGAATATACGGTCAGAGCTAAGCAAGGCGTTATCTTATGCGCCGGCGGCTTCGTCATGAATGATGACATGGTTGAAAAATATGCGCCGAAATTAAAACAAGCGACTTACCAAGTAGGTAACCCAGGCGATATGGGAACCGGCATTATGATGGGCATGGGCGTAGGCGCTAACACCATCAATATGGGCGAAGGCTTTATGTCAATGCCTTTCTATCCACCTGCCGACATCACCAAAGGTATTATTGTTAATCAGCAAGCACAACGATTTATCAACGAAGATTGTTATCACAGTCGAGTTGGTGCCTTTGCGTTTAAACAACTCGGCAAGCATATCTACTTTATTTTACATGCCAGTGACGATTTCGTACCGCCACAATTTTTATTCGCTGATTATGCCGGCACCGGTGAAACAGTTGCAGAATTGGCCGAGGAACTAAAATTAGACCCTGCCATGTTGCAACATACGATAGACTTTTATAACCAACACGCCAGCGACGGCCAGGACCCATTGTTTCACAAGTCGGCTGAATTTTTAGAGCCTATCAAACCACCCTATGTTGCAATGGATCTTACCCCAGGTCATGGCGCAATCTTGCCATACTTCACG from the Pseudomonadales bacterium genome contains:
- a CDS encoding FAD-dependent oxidoreductase, whose translation is MSQTESSSRKFHPSEPLRLSTVEHWDIETDIVVVGFGGAGSCAAIEAADAGSQVIIFEVASESGGSTKLSSAEIYMGGSGGTPIQQACGFNDTTEDMIRYLELSQGEQADKEKIKAYCENSVDHYHWLVDKGARYKESFHAERAIMALTDDCLLYTGSEKAMPFVEQAKPCPRGHNLYVEGDNGGPFLMHALTEQVEQRSDAIRIEYEARVLTLIADDDDQVYGCVVRMNMQEYTVRAKQGVILCAGGFVMNDDMVEKYAPKLKQATYQVGNPGDMGTGIMMGMGVGANTINMGEGFMSMPFYPPADITKGIIVNQQAQRFINEDCYHSRVGAFAFKQLGKHIYFILHASDDFVPPQFLFADYAGTGETVAELAEELKLDPAMLQHTIDFYNQHASDGQDPLFHKSAEFLEPIKPPYVAMDLTPGHGAILPYFTLGGLETQVTGEVLTPNGKIIKGLYAAGRTTAGVPRNAEGYASGLSVGDATFFGRLAGQSAAAR